One Corythoichthys intestinalis isolate RoL2023-P3 chromosome 9, ASM3026506v1, whole genome shotgun sequence DNA window includes the following coding sequences:
- the ube2r2 gene encoding ubiquitin-conjugating enzyme E2 R2, whose translation MAHQATPSSQKALMMELKSLQEQPVEGFRITLVQESDLYNWEVAIFGPPNTLYEGGYFKAHIKFPVDYPYLPPTFRFITKMWHPNIYENGDVCISILHPPVDDPQSGELPSERWNPTQNVRTILLSVISLLNEPNTFSPANVDASVMFRRWRDSKGKDKEYAEIIRKQVMSTAADAERDGVKVPTTLAEYCVQTRVPSQDSSSDLLYDDIYDDDMEEDEEDDEESEMESIGEAGAVGATEDGGTTNRCYDNQDDSGNEES comes from the exons ATGGCCCATCAGGCAACCCCTAGTTCTCAGAAGGCCCTGATGATGGAGTTGAAGTCCTTACAGGAGCAGCCGGTGGAAGGATTCCGCATCACTCTGGTTCAGGAGTCTGATCTCTACAACTGGGAAGTAGCCATTTTTGGGCCCCCAAACACCCTGTATGAGGGAGGGTACTTTAAG GCTCACATCAAGTTTCCAGTGGACTATCCGTATTTGCCACCAACCTTCCGTTTCATCACCAAAATGTGGCACCCCAACATCTATGAG AACGGCGACGTGTGCATCTCCATCCTGCACCCTCCAGTTGATGATCCACAAAGTGGGGAGCTGCCCTCAGAAAGATGGAATCCAACCCAAAATGTCAG gACCATCCTGCTCAGCGTCATCTCTCTACTCAATGAGCCAAACACTTTTTCCCCTGCGAATGTGGATGCTTCagtcatgtttcgcagatggaggGACAGCAAAGGCAAGGACAAAGAATATGCAGAGATTATCAG AAAACAGGTGATGTCCACAGCTGCGGATGCTGAGCGCGATGGCGTCAAGGTGCCGACCACGCTGGCGGAATATTGTGTCCAGACAAGGGTCCCCTCACAGGACAGTAGCTCAGACCTTCTCTACGATGACATTTATGACGACGACATGGAGGAGGATGAAGAGGATGACGAAGAGAGTGAGATGGAGTCCATAGGCGAAGCCGGAGCTGTCGGTGCTACAGAGGATGGCGGGACGACCAACAGATGTTATGACAACCAGGATGACTCTGGCAACGAAGAGTCATGA